From one Triticum aestivum cultivar Chinese Spring chromosome 4B, IWGSC CS RefSeq v2.1, whole genome shotgun sequence genomic stretch:
- the LOC123091444 gene encoding uncharacterized protein, whose protein sequence is MEGSNLPTGNMMQGIPYSSLNVHGNSMQMHASSSGKQLFNQSQMLGSFAMPINRATARDNPGFQFGEHEKKDHHQHSHYSKDSISDEEHDMTEDVTDTQNDKGKKGSAWHRMKWTGSMVKLLITAASYTGEDPGADQGGRRNIAIVQKKGKWKAISKVMGERGCSVSPQQCEDKFNDLNKRYKRLTDILGRGTACNVVENPALLDSMHHLSDKMKEDARKILNSKHLFYEQMCSYHNNNRVNLPEDLALQHSLQVALRCKEEHDLRRDASADPEEGEQSADSDYEEHDEEHQTVHTNLRDSYMNKRMCRAVDHGDVGFVTSSSNGVSGRFNPHDITLGINNAIPGGANLSFARKDLTSQQIEFQKHRLHTQEQKLEVAKQRLKWERFRMKKDREIERMTLENEQMMLQQKRLELQLRHQELELELKGNANHA, encoded by the coding sequence ATGGAAGGCAGCAACCTACCTACtggaaacatgatgcaaggaatTCCTTATAGTAGTTTGAATGTGCACGGTAACTCCATGCAAATGCATGCTTCAAGCTCAGGAAAACAGCTATTCAACCAATCTCAGATGCTAGGGAGTTTTGCAATGCCTATCAACAGGGCTACAGCACGTGATAACCCTGGATTTCAATTTGGAGAACATGAAAAAAAGGATCACCACCAGCACAGTCATTACTCTAAGGACTCCATCAGTGATGAGGAGCATGATATGACCGAGGATGTTACTGATACCCAGAATGACAAAGGCAAGAAGGGTTCAGCATGGCATCGGATGAAGTGGACAGGTTCCATGGTTAAACTTTTGATTACCGCAGCATCCTACACGGGGGAGGATCCTGGGGCGGATCAAGGCGGAAGGAGGAACATTGCAATAGTGCAGAAGAAGGGCAAATGGAAAGCAATATCAAAGGTCATGGGCGAAAGAGGCTGCAGTGTGTCACCACAGCAGTGCGAGGATAAGTTCAATGATCTCAACAAGAGATATAAAAGGCTTACAGATATCCTTGGTCGTGGTACTGCTTGCAATGTTGTGGAAAATCCAGCACTTCTTGATAGCATGCATCATCTTTCTGATAAGATGAAAGAAGATGCAAGGAAGATATTGAACTCTAAGCACTTATTCTATGAGCAGATGTGTTCATATCATAACAACAACCGTGTCAATTTACCTGAAGATCTCGCACTTCAGCACTCACTACAGGTTGCTCTTAGATGTAAAGAGGAGCATGATCTGAGGAGGGATGCAAGTGCAGATCCTGAAGAGGGTGAGCAGAGTGCAGATTCTGATTACGAGGAGCATGACGAAGAGCATCAAACAGTTCATACCAACTTGAGGGATTCTTACATGAATAAAAGAATGTGTCGTGCGGTGGATCATGGTGATGTGGGTTTTGTCACCTCAAGCTCAAACGGTGTTAGTGGGAGGTTCAATCCTCATGACATCACATTGGGTATCAACAATGCTATTCCAGGTGGAGCCAACTTGTCTTTTGCGCGGAAGGACTTGACTTCACAACAAATAGAGTTTCAGAAACATCGCTTGCACACCCAAGAACAAAAACTGGAAGTGGCAAAACAACGTCTCAAGTGGGAGAGATTTAGGATGAAGAAGGACAGGGAAATTGAAAGGATGACATTGGAGAATGAACAAATGATGCTTCAGCAGAAGCGTTTGGAACTTCAGCTAAGACACCAGGAGCTAGAGCTTGAGCTAAAAGGCAATGCAAATCATGCATGA